A window of Chloracidobacterium sp. N contains these coding sequences:
- a CDS encoding outer membrane beta-barrel protein — MKKQLWFVLLFGLFVCGHTAFAQDVPQGEFFAGFTYTRLNDLTPRGPSQDAFGFNLQGVYNVNRVLGIVGDFGAHYDNATNLYTFMAGPRVSLRSDRVTPFAHVLLGGARASRVPVSNTTPLRFDGDGGFAMAMGGGLDVKVSDSVSLRAIQGEYMFTKIGGSGSVLRDTQSHLRLSFGVNFTFGKK; from the coding sequence ATGAAAAAGCAACTGTGGTTTGTTCTGCTGTTTGGCCTGTTTGTATGTGGCCACACGGCCTTTGCCCAGGATGTTCCCCAGGGCGAATTTTTTGCCGGTTTTACCTACACGCGCCTCAATGACCTCACTCCCCGTGGCCCCAGCCAGGATGCCTTTGGCTTCAATCTGCAGGGGGTGTACAACGTCAATCGCGTGCTGGGCATTGTCGGCGACTTTGGGGCGCACTATGACAACGCGACCAACCTGTACACCTTCATGGCCGGCCCACGGGTGAGCCTGCGGAGCGACCGGGTGACGCCTTTTGCCCATGTGCTGTTGGGCGGCGCGCGGGCCAGCCGGGTGCCGGTGTCCAATACGACGCCCCTGCGTTTTGACGGCGATGGCGGTTTTGCCATGGCGATGGGCGGGGGCCTCGACGTGAAGGTTTCGGATTCGGTTTCCCTGCGCGCCATTCAGGGGGAATACATGTTTACGAAAATCGGTGGCTCCGGCAGCGTTCTGCGCGACACCCAGAGTCACCTGCGCCTGAGCTTTGGCGTCAACTTCACGTTCGGCAAAAAGTAA
- a CDS encoding TonB-dependent receptor, whose amino-acid sequence MDRPRYMKNIRQLLVAALFVLTGWLATPSLGQVTNGNIRGIVQDATGAVVAGAKVTLTDKQTNKVTTGQSNDSGEFLFVNLPPGLYEVKIEATNFTTLLLTGVRVELNRTTDVLAKLEAGGTTDVVEITATSVGLVQTSSNDLARSYESRQVVELGQTTVAGGVYNLALTSAGVSSSGGLGVGTGGSVGGQRPRNNNFTVDGIDNNDKSVTGPQIYISPEAVAEFTLLTNQFGAEFGRSNGGQFITVTKSGTNAFHGTAYFFLQNRNLNALGVREKEQGITRDTQPRFDYSRYGGNVGGPIVKDRLFFFTQYEGQQTGSSATAGGIIAPTQAGYALLGSIPGLSATNLNILRTYLPAAPVPDPSLAGTLVVAGQNIPVGFVAIERPAFSNQRNFVFNLDFVQSERMTHRTRFIFDRIRAIDTGAGLPAFFTSIPVDGRLFSYTNVFAIQPNLTNEFRFSFRRSRNDVPVPDIPYPGLDSFPNIELNDLGVNIGPNGVAPQFGIENNYQLIENLTWTVGNHTLKFGIDTRRLIAPQSFVQRQRGDYFYLATESFLRDLSPEFGERTVGVSPYYGNQWLFFGFAQDSWRIRPELTFNYGFRYSYQQVPFTARLQRLNSAASVPGLISFNSPAEQTTNFAPVIGLAYAPNFSSGLMNRIFGNPGASSIRAGFSMGYDIIFDNLYILSLPPQFNQTRNVEDPGVPGFLAGGGLPPTPAPVTGTPAQLRAITSSWIPDQKVPYSITWTLGIQRQFLKDWAAEVRYVGTRGVHLLTQNRINRQPRVTPQNSLPTFLSNPTPAQLAGLPTLSQVIAARSNFVPAFAAAGFNAGNLVAFLSNGNSTYHGLQLQVQKRLTQNYSVNLAYTFSKLIDDTTAELFSTVLSSRRVQDFQNLRAERSLSLLDSTHRLAITANYDLPFFLNSPNPWLRSLLGGFSISGTYSYETGKPFTARSGVDSNLNGDNAGDRTILNPNGQRGTGSGVRAVNAAGNTVPVGSATAVAYVALNPNAQYIVAGPGALATAGRNTLRTPAINNFDIFVRKNFRITEGIRAQFRADFFNAFNHPQFVPGSVNGVNPVSTTGTAVNRFTIASDSFFNRPRATFGSNPRVIQLALRIDF is encoded by the coding sequence ATGGATAGGCCTCGTTACATGAAGAACATCCGGCAACTTCTGGTCGCCGCGCTTTTCGTCCTGACCGGCTGGCTGGCAACACCCAGCCTGGGGCAGGTGACGAATGGGAACATCCGTGGGATTGTTCAGGATGCAACCGGCGCGGTGGTCGCTGGTGCCAAAGTCACCCTGACGGACAAACAAACCAACAAGGTGACCACGGGACAATCAAATGACAGCGGCGAGTTTTTGTTCGTCAACCTGCCGCCCGGACTCTACGAAGTTAAAATCGAAGCGACAAACTTCACAACTTTGCTCCTGACAGGCGTGCGCGTTGAACTCAACCGTACGACTGACGTCCTCGCCAAGCTGGAAGCTGGCGGCACCACGGATGTCGTTGAAATCACCGCGACGAGCGTGGGGCTGGTGCAGACGAGTTCCAACGATCTGGCACGTTCCTATGAATCCCGCCAGGTTGTCGAGCTTGGGCAAACCACTGTCGCGGGAGGCGTCTATAACCTGGCGCTGACCTCGGCCGGGGTATCCAGCAGCGGCGGTTTGGGGGTTGGCACCGGCGGTTCCGTCGGCGGGCAGCGCCCCCGGAACAACAACTTCACGGTGGACGGCATTGACAACAACGACAAGTCGGTGACGGGTCCGCAGATTTACATTTCCCCCGAAGCCGTTGCCGAATTCACGCTGCTGACCAATCAGTTTGGCGCTGAGTTTGGCCGGTCGAACGGCGGGCAGTTCATCACCGTCACGAAATCCGGCACGAATGCCTTTCACGGGACGGCCTATTTCTTCCTCCAGAACCGCAACCTCAATGCGCTGGGCGTCCGGGAGAAGGAACAGGGCATCACCCGTGACACCCAGCCGCGCTTTGACTACTCCCGCTATGGCGGGAATGTCGGCGGCCCGATTGTCAAGGACCGGCTGTTTTTCTTCACCCAGTATGAAGGCCAGCAAACGGGTTCATCGGCGACGGCCGGTGGCATCATTGCACCGACCCAGGCCGGCTACGCCCTGCTTGGCAGCATTCCCGGTCTCTCGGCGACCAATCTCAACATCCTGCGCACCTATCTGCCCGCCGCACCCGTGCCCGACCCCAGCCTCGCCGGGACACTGGTTGTAGCCGGGCAGAACATTCCCGTCGGATTTGTGGCCATTGAGCGTCCGGCCTTCAGCAACCAGCGCAACTTCGTGTTCAATCTGGACTTTGTTCAGAGCGAACGGATGACGCACCGGACGCGCTTCATCTTTGACCGCATTCGCGCCATTGACACCGGAGCGGGCCTGCCGGCCTTTTTCACGTCCATTCCGGTAGATGGGCGGTTGTTTTCGTACACCAACGTCTTTGCCATCCAGCCCAACCTGACCAACGAGTTTCGTTTCTCGTTCCGGCGGTCACGGAATGATGTTCCCGTGCCGGATATTCCTTATCCGGGGTTGGATAGTTTTCCCAACATCGAACTCAACGATCTGGGCGTCAACATCGGCCCCAACGGCGTTGCTCCGCAGTTCGGGATTGAAAACAACTACCAGCTCATCGAGAACCTGACTTGGACGGTGGGCAACCACACGCTCAAGTTTGGCATTGACACCCGGCGGCTGATTGCGCCGCAGTCGTTCGTCCAGCGGCAGCGGGGCGATTACTTCTACCTGGCAACGGAGTCCTTCCTGCGCGACCTCAGCCCGGAGTTTGGTGAGCGCACGGTTGGGGTTTCGCCCTACTACGGCAACCAGTGGCTGTTTTTTGGGTTTGCGCAGGACAGTTGGCGGATTCGGCCGGAGCTGACCTTCAACTACGGCTTCCGGTATTCCTACCAGCAGGTGCCGTTTACGGCCCGTTTGCAGCGGCTCAACAGCGCCGCTTCCGTGCCGGGCCTGATTTCGTTCAACTCGCCCGCCGAGCAGACGACCAACTTTGCGCCGGTCATCGGACTGGCTTACGCGCCTAACTTTTCGTCGGGACTGATGAACCGCATCTTCGGGAATCCCGGAGCCAGCTCCATCCGCGCCGGATTTTCGATGGGCTACGACATCATCTTCGACAACCTCTACATCTTGTCGCTGCCGCCCCAGTTCAACCAGACCCGTAACGTGGAAGACCCCGGTGTGCCGGGCTTTCTGGCCGGTGGTGGCCTGCCGCCGACACCGGCACCCGTCACAGGAACCCCGGCGCAGTTGCGCGCCATCACCTCGTCGTGGATTCCTGACCAGAAAGTGCCCTACTCCATTACCTGGACGCTGGGCATTCAGCGCCAGTTCCTCAAGGACTGGGCGGCCGAAGTCCGCTATGTCGGAACCCGTGGCGTCCACCTGCTGACGCAGAACCGCATCAACCGGCAACCACGGGTGACACCGCAGAACTCGCTGCCGACGTTCCTGAGCAACCCGACGCCAGCGCAGTTGGCCGGATTGCCGACATTATCCCAAGTGATTGCGGCCCGGTCGAACTTCGTCCCGGCGTTTGCCGCGGCCGGTTTCAATGCTGGCAACCTGGTGGCGTTTCTCTCCAACGGCAACTCGACCTACCATGGCTTGCAGTTGCAGGTGCAGAAGCGGCTGACGCAAAACTACAGCGTGAACCTGGCCTACACCTTCAGCAAGCTCATTGACGACACGACGGCGGAACTGTTCAGCACCGTGTTGTCCTCGCGCCGGGTACAGGATTTCCAGAACCTGCGGGCGGAGCGGTCGCTGTCCCTGCTCGACAGCACGCATCGGTTGGCGATTACGGCTAACTACGATCTGCCGTTTTTCCTCAACAGCCCGAACCCGTGGCTGCGGTCCCTGCTGGGGGGCTTCAGCATCTCTGGTACGTACAGCTATGAGACCGGCAAGCCCTTCACGGCCCGCAGCGGTGTGGATTCCAACCTCAACGGCGACAACGCCGGCGACCGTACCATCCTCAACCCGAACGGGCAGCGGGGCACTGGAAGCGGTGTGCGCGCTGTCAATGCGGCTGGAAACACCGTGCCAGTGGGCAGTGCGACGGCGGTGGCTTACGTGGCGCTCAATCCCAACGCGCAGTACATCGTCGCCGGCCCCGGCGCGCTGGCCACGGCTGGACGCAACACCCTGCGGACGCCGGCCATCAACAACTTTGACATCTTCGTGCGCAAGAACTTTCGGATTACGGAAGGCATCCGGGCGCAGTTCCGGGCTGACTTCTTCAATGCCTTCAACCATCCGCAATTTGTGCCGGGGTCAGTCAATGGCGTCAATCCGGTGAGCACGACGGGCACGGCTGTCAATCGGTTCACGATTGCTTCGGACAGCTTCTTCAACCGTCCGCGGGCGACATTTGGAAGCAACCCGCGTGTCATCCAGCTTGCACTGCGGATTGACTTCTGA
- a CDS encoding glycoside hydrolase family 10 protein — protein sequence MEGWVDAPETLDRDIPRVPREFRGVWVATVENIDFPSSRRLTPEEQQSELRAIFDLAQALGFNAVIFQVRPMCDALYASPYEPWSEYLCGVMGRPPVPFYDPLAYAIELAHARGLELHAWFNPFRALHRARQGGVDPQHIARRRPDLAKPYGRYHWLDPGEPEARAHSCRVILDVVERYDIDAVHFDDYFYPYKERLVSGYLIPFPDDDSWARYGQGKTWRARDDWRRHNINQFLGEVAAGIRRLKPHVKFGISPFGIWQPDHPPGIQGLNSYVELCSDSRRWLTDGLVDYLAPQLYWPIERERQSYLRLLEWWLAQNRQRRHVWPGSAAFKVADGTPRAVPAQEITAQVRLSRRLNRQGGNIHFSFRVFRHNRGGLSNLLQQEVYSVPALVPASPWLNAAVLPAPHLEVGMAPRRGRPVAVWQTGDGLSVARWCIAIQTGETWELQIQPATQRQVALPESARAVAVWPVSRSGVEGRRATLWRA from the coding sequence TTGGAAGGGTGGGTTGACGCGCCGGAAACGCTGGACCGGGACATTCCGCGCGTTCCCCGTGAGTTCCGGGGCGTCTGGGTGGCCACGGTCGAAAACATAGACTTTCCTTCGTCGCGCCGCCTCACCCCGGAGGAGCAGCAGTCCGAGTTGCGCGCCATCTTCGACCTGGCTCAGGCGCTTGGTTTCAATGCCGTGATTTTTCAGGTGCGGCCCATGTGTGATGCGCTCTATGCGAGTCCCTATGAGCCGTGGTCGGAATATCTCTGCGGGGTGATGGGGCGACCGCCAGTGCCGTTTTACGATCCGCTGGCCTACGCCATCGAGCTGGCTCACGCACGCGGACTGGAACTGCATGCCTGGTTCAATCCGTTTCGGGCGCTGCACCGGGCGCGACAGGGGGGCGTGGACCCGCAGCACATTGCCCGGCGGCGTCCCGACCTGGCCAAGCCCTACGGGCGCTATCACTGGCTTGATCCCGGCGAGCCGGAAGCCCGCGCCCATTCCTGCCGGGTCATTCTGGATGTCGTTGAACGTTACGACATTGATGCCGTTCACTTCGACGACTACTTCTACCCGTACAAGGAACGGCTGGTATCCGGCTACCTTATTCCTTTTCCCGATGATGACAGTTGGGCGCGCTACGGCCAGGGCAAGACCTGGCGCGCGCGGGACGACTGGCGGCGGCATAACATCAACCAATTCCTCGGCGAGGTTGCCGCCGGGATTCGTCGCCTCAAGCCCCACGTCAAGTTCGGCATCAGTCCCTTTGGCATCTGGCAGCCCGACCATCCGCCCGGCATTCAGGGACTGAACTCCTACGTGGAGTTGTGTTCTGACTCCCGCCGGTGGTTGACCGACGGACTGGTGGATTATCTCGCGCCCCAGCTTTACTGGCCCATTGAGCGTGAGCGGCAGAGTTATCTCCGGTTGCTTGAATGGTGGCTGGCGCAAAATCGCCAGCGCCGGCACGTGTGGCCTGGCAGCGCCGCGTTCAAGGTGGCTGATGGCACGCCGCGCGCTGTTCCGGCGCAGGAAATTACGGCCCAAGTCCGGCTTTCCCGGCGGCTCAATCGGCAGGGCGGCAACATTCACTTCAGCTTTCGGGTGTTCCGGCACAATCGCGGCGGACTGTCAAATTTGCTCCAGCAGGAAGTGTATTCCGTCCCGGCGCTCGTCCCAGCTTCGCCGTGGCTCAATGCCGCCGTTCTGCCGGCGCCGCACCTGGAAGTTGGAATGGCTCCAAGGCGTGGCCGTCCGGTGGCCGTCTGGCAGACTGGTGACGGCTTATCGGTGGCCCGCTGGTGCATTGCCATCCAGACCGGTGAAACCTGGGAGTTGCAGATTCAACCCGCCACACAGCGCCAAGTGGCCTTGCCGGAGTCTGCGCGCGCTGTTGCCGTCTGGCCGGTGAGCCGCAGTGGAGTCGAAGGTCGCCGGGCAACTCTGTGGCGCGCATAG